A window from Bosea sp. ANAM02 encodes these proteins:
- a CDS encoding aspartate carbamoyltransferase catalytic subunit codes for MTSPAPLYPHRHLLGIEGLSHLDIEALLDRAEDYVALSRQVEKKTAALRGRTQINLFFEPSTRTQASFELAGKRLGADVMNMSVAFSSVKKGETLIDTAATLSAMRPDIIVVRHHAAGAVNLLARKVGCSVINAGDGAHEHPTQALLDALTIRRNKGRIQGLTVAICGDILHSRVARSNIILLNALGAKVRLIAPTTLLPAGIERLGVEIFTDMNKGLEGADIVMMLRLQLERMNGAFVPSAKEYFRYYGLDQEKLSRAQADALVMHPGPMNRGVEISSAVADGAQSLIREQVEMGVAVRMAVLDALAQHLPNV; via the coding sequence ATGACATCGCCAGCACCGCTCTATCCGCACCGCCACCTCCTCGGGATCGAGGGGCTGTCCCATCTGGACATTGAAGCGCTATTGGACCGGGCGGAGGATTATGTCGCGCTCTCCCGGCAGGTCGAGAAGAAGACGGCGGCGCTGCGCGGGCGCACCCAGATCAACCTGTTCTTCGAGCCCTCGACGCGGACGCAGGCCTCCTTCGAACTCGCCGGAAAGCGCCTTGGCGCCGACGTGATGAACATGTCCGTTGCCTTCTCCTCGGTGAAGAAGGGCGAGACGCTGATCGATACCGCCGCGACGCTGAGCGCGATGCGTCCCGACATCATCGTCGTGCGCCACCATGCGGCCGGCGCCGTCAACCTGCTCGCGCGCAAGGTCGGCTGCTCGGTGATCAATGCCGGCGACGGCGCCCACGAGCACCCGACCCAGGCCCTGCTCGACGCGCTGACGATCCGCCGCAACAAGGGCCGCATCCAGGGCCTGACGGTGGCGATCTGCGGCGACATCCTGCATTCGCGCGTCGCCCGCTCCAACATCATCCTGCTCAATGCGCTGGGCGCGAAGGTCCGCCTGATCGCGCCGACGACGCTGCTGCCGGCCGGCATCGAGCGCTTGGGCGTCGAGATCTTCACCGACATGAACAAGGGGCTGGAGGGCGCCGACATCGTGATGATGCTGCGCCTCCAGCTCGAGCGCATGAACGGCGCCTTCGTGCCGTCGGCGAAGGAGTATTTCCGCTATTACGGGCTCGACCAGGAGAAGCTGTCGCGCGCTCAAGCCGACGCGCTGGTGATGCATCCCGGCCCGATGAATCGCGGCGTCGAGATTTCCTCTGCCGTCGCCGACGGTGCGCAATCGCTGATCCGCGAGCAGGTCGAGATGGGCGTCGCCGTCCGCATGGCGGTGCTCGACGCGCTCGCCCAGCACCTGCCGAATGTCTGA
- a CDS encoding serine hydrolase domain-containing protein, producing MTSPTDAFVPAPDGALWQTIAPAEAGFDPKRLEAAVDFAREQESPWPRSLYYPDGSYVGNVEWNERGPWTEIVGPVSERGGPAGLILKGGRIVVEWGDTARTDMTFSIAKSYLAVLAGIAFDDGLIKDVDEPVGKTVAGPVFAGAHNGQITWRHLLQQSSEWQGEIFGKSDQVDHNRQIGPGADNSRKGQRRELKTPGSFYEYNDVRVNVLSYALLERFRRPLPEVLRERVMDPIGASPDWRWEGYSTSFTEIDGRRVQSVPGGGHWGGGLFIGARDHARFGLLIGRQGDWGGRQVLSRDWVRRMLTPSPTLANYGYLWWLAARPGVPAKSFSALGAGSNVIWVDPEQDVVAVLRWINGAQTDGFIDRLVAARG from the coding sequence TTGACCAGCCCGACCGATGCCTTCGTCCCCGCCCCCGACGGCGCCCTCTGGCAGACGATCGCGCCCGCCGAGGCCGGCTTCGACCCGAAAAGGCTAGAGGCGGCGGTGGATTTCGCCCGCGAGCAGGAGAGCCCCTGGCCGCGCAGCCTGTACTACCCGGACGGCAGCTATGTCGGGAATGTCGAGTGGAACGAGCGCGGCCCCTGGACCGAGATCGTCGGCCCGGTCAGCGAGCGCGGCGGCCCGGCCGGCCTGATCCTGAAGGGCGGGCGAATCGTCGTCGAATGGGGCGACACCGCCCGCACCGACATGACCTTCTCGATCGCCAAGAGCTATCTCGCGGTGCTCGCCGGCATCGCCTTCGACGACGGGCTGATCAAGGACGTGGACGAGCCGGTCGGCAAGACGGTCGCCGGCCCCGTCTTTGCCGGTGCGCATAACGGCCAGATCACCTGGCGCCACCTGCTGCAGCAGTCGAGCGAGTGGCAAGGCGAGATCTTCGGCAAGTCCGACCAGGTCGACCATAACCGCCAGATCGGCCCCGGCGCCGACAACAGCCGCAAGGGCCAGCGCCGCGAGCTCAAGACGCCCGGCTCCTTCTACGAATATAACGACGTGCGCGTGAACGTGCTGTCCTATGCGCTGCTCGAACGCTTTCGCCGGCCGCTGCCGGAGGTCCTGCGCGAGCGGGTGATGGACCCGATCGGCGCCTCGCCGGACTGGCGCTGGGAGGGCTACAGCACCTCCTTCACCGAGATCGACGGGCGCAGGGTCCAGTCGGTGCCGGGCGGCGGCCATTGGGGCGGCGGGCTCTTCATCGGCGCGCGCGACCATGCCCGCTTCGGCCTGCTGATCGGCCGGCAGGGCGACTGGGGCGGCCGGCAGGTCCTGTCGCGGGACTGGGTCAGGCGTATGCTGACGCCCTCGCCGACGCTGGCGAATTACGGCTATCTCTGGTGGCTGGCGGCACGTCCGGGCGTGCCGGCCAAGTCGTTCTCGGCGCTCGGTGCCGGCAGCAACGTGATCTGGGTCGATCCCGAGCAGGACGTCGTCGCCGTGCTGCGCTGGATCAACGGCGCCCAGACCGACGGCTTCATCGACCGGCTGGTGGCGGCGCGGGGCTGA